One genomic region from Bacillota bacterium encodes:
- a CDS encoding DNA methylase encodes MTKEYFEQNLFETQTSAKPLGPVECLGMTFESDEKRREYFLEKLREKLKDPEFRKIEGFPIGSDEDILALSDPPYYTACPNPFIEDFIRYYGKPFDPATDSYRREPFAADVSEGRYSPETLCHSYHTKVPARAIVRYLLHFTNPGDIVLDGFCGTGMVGVASHLCSSPDADFRNEIEAEWHNLFGCFPEWGKRRTILADLSPAATFIAYNYNLPVDANAFATLSRAIIEQVNSECGWMYETVDPQNNRKGRINYCVWSDVFFCPDCSREVVFWDAAADLENGQVRSVIKCPYCNSEITKRNLERVWVTTFDDVLGLPIEKAKCIPVLINYTLDGKRFNKTPDEKDHDVIARINSEPIPYRFPSEKMVLRDGIWGDQWRAGYHKDVTHAHHYYTRRNVRILAAFWEKAIHHIHDVGMGMLLTATALKLSRLSRYMFDAAGRIQNGVLYIPSLHQEMSPLLLLDTAVNYIFRFRSSVNIDRSCYVSCGSTTDVRTCPSNAIDYIFTDPPFGDNLKYSELNFLWESWLRLYTNTNPEAVESKIQGKRLIDYQELMVKCFQEYYRVLKPGRWLTVEFHNSRNAVWSAIQEALIRAGFVVADVRGLDKRQGAFNQVMAAGSVKQDLVISAYKPNGGLEDRFKLTAGTEDGVWDFVRTHLKQLPVFVSKDGVAEVIAERQNYLLFDRMVAFHVQRGVTVPLSAAEFYKGLVQRFPERDGMYFLPDQVAEYDKKRMTVREVLQLQLYVTDESSAIQWLKQQLTKKPQTFQELHPQFLKEIGGWQKHEKPLELSELLEQNFLCYDGKGEVPSQIHSYLSTNFKELRNLPKDHLDLRAKAKNRWYVPDPNKAGDLEKLRERALLREFEEYRESKQKRLKVFRMEAVRAGFKKAWQERDYATIISVARKIPENVLQEDPKLLMWYDQALTRIGDNQF; translated from the coding sequence ATGACTAAGGAGTATTTTGAACAGAACCTTTTTGAAACGCAGACTTCCGCTAAGCCGCTGGGCCCGGTGGAATGCCTGGGGATGACCTTTGAGAGCGACGAGAAGCGCCGGGAATATTTCCTAGAGAAGTTGCGAGAGAAGCTTAAGGACCCGGAGTTCCGCAAGATCGAGGGATTCCCCATTGGCTCGGACGAGGACATCCTGGCTCTGTCCGACCCGCCGTACTATACCGCTTGCCCAAACCCGTTTATCGAGGATTTTATAAGATACTACGGTAAACCCTTTGATCCGGCGACGGATAGCTACCGGCGCGAGCCGTTCGCTGCGGACGTGAGCGAGGGAAGGTATTCTCCTGAAACTCTTTGCCATTCATATCATACAAAGGTTCCAGCTAGGGCAATTGTACGATATTTACTTCACTTTACTAATCCTGGGGACATTGTTCTTGATGGTTTTTGCGGAACGGGTATGGTAGGAGTAGCAAGCCATCTTTGCTCAAGTCCTGATGCGGATTTTCGAAACGAAATTGAAGCCGAGTGGCACAATCTCTTCGGTTGCTTTCCGGAATGGGGAAAACGGAGAACGATTCTTGCAGACCTTTCACCGGCAGCAACATTCATTGCCTACAATTATAACCTTCCTGTCGACGCTAACGCTTTCGCTACACTATCCAGGGCTATCATAGAGCAGGTAAATTCTGAGTGTGGATGGATGTACGAGACTGTTGACCCCCAAAACAACCGGAAAGGGAGGATAAATTACTGTGTATGGTCTGACGTCTTCTTTTGCCCAGATTGCAGTAGGGAGGTTGTCTTCTGGGATGCCGCAGCGGATCTAGAAAATGGCCAAGTGCGTTCCGTAATTAAGTGCCCATACTGTAATTCGGAGATAACGAAAAGGAATCTCGAACGTGTTTGGGTAACCACTTTCGATGATGTTCTTGGGCTGCCAATTGAGAAGGCGAAATGCATACCTGTGTTGATCAACTATACGCTAGACGGAAAGAGGTTCAACAAAACGCCAGATGAAAAAGATCATGACGTTATAGCCCGTATTAACAGTGAACCCATACCATATCGTTTTCCTAGTGAGAAGATGGTCTTGCGTGACGGGATATGGGGAGACCAGTGGAGGGCGGGATACCATAAAGACGTCACTCATGCGCACCACTACTATACAAGGCGCAATGTCCGAATCCTTGCTGCGTTTTGGGAAAAGGCAATTCACCACATCCACGATGTTGGCATGGGAATGTTGTTAACGGCAACTGCTCTTAAGCTAAGCCGACTTTCACGATATATGTTTGATGCTGCCGGAAGAATTCAAAACGGAGTGTTATATATACCGTCTCTTCACCAAGAGATGTCACCTCTTCTTCTACTTGATACAGCGGTCAACTATATTTTCCGCTTTCGTTCAAGTGTTAATATTGACAGATCCTGCTATGTGTCATGTGGCAGTACAACAGATGTCAGAACGTGTCCATCGAATGCGATTGACTACATATTTACCGATCCTCCCTTTGGTGACAACCTGAAATATTCGGAACTTAACTTCCTTTGGGAGTCATGGTTACGTCTCTATACAAATACAAATCCAGAGGCAGTTGAAAGCAAAATTCAAGGGAAACGGCTGATCGATTACCAAGAATTGATGGTTAAGTGTTTTCAAGAATACTATCGCGTGTTGAAACCCGGCCGATGGTTAACCGTTGAATTTCACAATTCGCGGAATGCCGTCTGGAGCGCAATTCAAGAGGCCCTAATTAGGGCAGGATTTGTAGTTGCAGATGTTCGAGGGCTCGACAAAAGGCAAGGAGCGTTTAATCAGGTTATGGCCGCAGGCTCTGTTAAACAGGATTTGGTAATTTCTGCTTACAAGCCCAACGGAGGCCTAGAGGATCGTTTCAAACTCACGGCTGGTACCGAGGATGGTGTCTGGGACTTCGTCCGCACGCACCTGAAGCAGCTTCCGGTCTTCGTTTCCAAGGACGGCGTAGCCGAGGTCATTGCCGAGAGGCAGAACTATCTGCTGTTTGACCGCATGGTGGCCTTCCACGTTCAGCGCGGGGTAACTGTGCCGTTATCGGCAGCGGAATTCTACAAAGGGTTGGTTCAGCGTTTCCCCGAGCGAGATGGCATGTATTTTCTTCCCGATCAGGTTGCCGAGTACGACAAGAAGCGCATGACTGTGCGTGAGGTCTTGCAGCTTCAGCTTTACGTAACCGATGAGTCTTCGGCTATCCAATGGCTCAAGCAACAGCTTACGAAAAAGCCGCAGACTTTCCAGGAACTCCATCCGCAGTTCCTCAAGGAGATCGGCGGCTGGCAGAAGCACGAGAAGCCACTGGAGTTATCCGAGTTGCTGGAACAGAACTTCCTGTGCTATGACGGTAAGGGCGAAGTGCCCAGCCAGATTCACAGCTACCTGTCCACCAACTTCAAGGAACTGCGCAACCTGCCCAAAGACCATCTGGATCTCCGCGCAAAGGCCAAGAACCGCTGGTACGTGCCCGACCCAAACAAAGCTGGCGACCTGGAAAAGCTACGCGAGCGGGCCCTACTACGTGAGTTTGAGGAGTACCGTGAATCAAAGCAGAAGCGGCTCAAGGTGTTCCGCATGGAGGCCGTCCGCGCCGGGTTCAAAAAGGCCTGGCAGGAGCGTGACTACGCCACAATCATTAGCGTGGCTCGCAAGATTCCCGAGAACGTCCTCCAGGAAGACCCAAAGCTTCTTATGTGGTATGACCAGGCGCTCACCAGAATTGGAGATAACCAATTCTAG